A section of the Pedobacter sp. HDW13 genome encodes:
- a CDS encoding YchJ family protein: MNITNCPCGSGLLYQNCCKPYHLKQQTAPTAEALMRSRYSAFVVHDGDYLVETTHSSKRKGNSKDAYLKSAKNTKWLKLEIVAATFDTVEFKAYYLNKKFQTEVLHEKSNFRLEDGKWYYVDGKFYE, encoded by the coding sequence ATGAACATTACCAATTGTCCCTGCGGAAGCGGTTTGCTTTACCAAAACTGCTGTAAACCATACCATTTAAAGCAACAAACTGCTCCTACAGCCGAAGCCTTAATGCGTTCGCGGTATTCGGCTTTTGTAGTGCATGATGGTGATTATTTGGTTGAAACCACACACAGCAGCAAACGCAAGGGCAATAGTAAAGATGCCTATTTAAAAAGCGCAAAAAATACCAAATGGCTTAAACTCGAAATTGTTGCAGCAACTTTTGATACCGTAGAATTTAAGGCTTATTATCTCAATAAGAAATTCCAAACGGAAGTACTGCATGAAAAATCTAACTTCAGGTTAGAAGACGGGAAATGGTATTATGTTGACGGGAAGTTTTATGAGTAG
- the truA gene encoding tRNA pseudouridine(38-40) synthase TruA codes for MRYFFHIAYQGQHYNGWQKQPGAISVQAVIEKALEQILKQPVPIIGCGRTDAHVHASQFFFHADIEKTFDFDLLYRLNKALPQNIAVFDIIPMEGLPHARFDAVQRRYDYFIHTYKDPFLSNQSSFYQDPHLDLQKMKAAVNLLPQYKDYRAFCTQPNKYEHTICNVMEADLFVNEKGDRIRFHIASNRFLSKMIRILMGKILKTGLGELSLDEFESLLINLQTPKTLDPAHPTGLYLSKVTYPYLNLPPRTEFLHSTQGIEWISVKL; via the coding sequence ATGAGATACTTCTTCCACATTGCTTATCAGGGTCAGCATTACAATGGCTGGCAAAAACAACCAGGTGCCATTAGCGTACAGGCGGTAATTGAAAAAGCACTGGAACAAATTTTAAAACAGCCTGTTCCCATTATTGGTTGTGGCAGAACTGATGCACATGTACATGCCAGTCAGTTTTTCTTTCATGCCGATATCGAAAAAACCTTTGATTTTGACCTCCTTTATCGCTTAAACAAGGCTTTACCGCAAAACATTGCTGTTTTCGATATTATTCCAATGGAAGGCCTGCCACATGCCCGATTCGATGCTGTTCAACGCAGGTACGATTATTTTATCCACACTTACAAAGATCCTTTCTTAAGCAACCAGAGTTCTTTTTATCAGGATCCGCATTTGGACCTTCAAAAAATGAAAGCAGCGGTTAATCTGCTACCACAATACAAAGATTACCGGGCTTTTTGTACCCAGCCCAACAAATACGAGCACACCATTTGTAACGTAATGGAAGCCGATTTATTTGTGAATGAAAAAGGCGACCGCATTCGCTTTCACATTGCAAGCAACCGTTTTTTAAGTAAAATGATCCGTATTTTAATGGGAAAAATCCTAAAAACCGGATTAGGCGAACTGAGCCTGGATGAATTTGAAAGCCTGCTAATTAACCTGCAAACACCTAAAACTTTAGATCCGGCGCACCCTACAGGCCTATACCTTTCTAAAGTAACCTACCCCTATTTAAACCTGCCACCCAGAACCGAGTTTTTGCATAGCACGCAAGGAATTGAATGGATTTCGGTTAAACTGTAG
- the mazG gene encoding nucleoside triphosphate pyrophosphohydrolase, with protein sequence MPNNPIPASANNPADAFMRLLTVLDTLRTQCPWDKKQTMETLRHLTIEETYELSDAILEGDLDEIKKELGDVMMHLVFYSRIASETNEFNITDVLNGVCDKLVNRHPHIYGDVEVQNEEDVKRNWEQIKLKEGNKSVLAGVPGSLPALVKASRIQEKARGVGFDWENKNQVWEKVEEELQEFKSEFNVADNTAIDVEKAESEFGDVLFSLINYARFININPENALEKTNKKFIKRFQYLESKAKENGKALADMTLAEMDVYWNEAKKV encoded by the coding sequence ATGCCAAACAATCCTATTCCTGCCAGCGCCAATAACCCTGCTGATGCTTTTATGCGTCTGCTAACTGTTTTAGATACTTTGCGTACACAATGCCCATGGGATAAAAAACAAACCATGGAAACCCTGCGCCATTTAACCATTGAGGAAACTTATGAGTTGAGTGATGCAATTTTGGAAGGCGATCTGGATGAAATTAAAAAGGAACTGGGCGATGTAATGATGCATCTGGTTTTTTATTCGCGTATTGCTTCAGAAACCAACGAGTTTAACATTACAGATGTTTTAAACGGGGTTTGCGACAAACTGGTTAACCGCCATCCACATATTTATGGCGACGTAGAAGTGCAGAATGAAGAAGATGTAAAACGTAACTGGGAGCAGATTAAACTCAAAGAAGGCAACAAATCGGTTCTGGCTGGTGTTCCGGGTTCATTACCTGCGCTGGTTAAGGCCTCACGCATTCAGGAGAAAGCACGTGGAGTGGGTTTTGATTGGGAAAATAAAAATCAGGTTTGGGAAAAAGTGGAGGAAGAACTGCAGGAATTTAAATCGGAGTTTAACGTAGCCGATAATACCGCTATTGATGTAGAAAAGGCCGAGTCAGAATTTGGGGATGTACTTTTCTCACTGATCAATTACGCCCGCTTCATCAACATCAATCCTGAAAACGCGCTGGAAAAAACCAATAAAAAATTTATCAAACGCTTTCAGTACCTCGAAAGTAAGGCAAAAGAAAATGGTAAAGCATTGGCTGATATGACCCTTGCCGAAATGGATGTGTATTGGAATGAGGCAAAAAAGGTATAG